The following proteins are encoded in a genomic region of Hoeflea ulvae:
- a CDS encoding ABC transporter substrate-binding protein encodes MAAQDLGTMDPHRATTTPDKPITGWLFNGLVRFKPGSDDIGALEPDLAESWESSDDGLVWTFKLREGVKFHHGFGEVTADDVVYSLDRSANPDTSAFSSDYRAIDKIEAVDPMTVQITLKQPVPSLLGLVANYHGGNIVSKKAAEERGADFATQPVGTGPFMVEEYVPQERVTFVANPDYFRGAPKLDGIEFRYIPSDSSRDLALKAGELDVSYGRQDQEWINSIKGAEGLVVDIMRPAELQQFHLNTSSAPLDNIEVRRAVATALNREEYIQFIGESLAQPAGSVIPNGNLGWDNSTPIYGEGNAEAAAKMLADAGFADGISLKMVQTSLPTMLGVAQVAQAQLALAGIDLQLDVVDHQTFHAQIREDRSQIVYYSAARFPVADVFLSQFFHSDSIVGTPTASINFSHCDVADEEIVSARSETDPARQKELWASAQKKIIENICAVPLYEQLIAYGRRSNVDWGYELQAEMHLGPVVTELTELK; translated from the coding sequence ATGGCTGCCCAGGATCTGGGCACGATGGACCCGCATCGCGCGACCACCACGCCCGACAAGCCGATCACCGGCTGGCTGTTCAACGGACTTGTTCGTTTCAAGCCCGGCTCCGACGATATCGGCGCCCTGGAGCCTGATCTGGCAGAAAGCTGGGAAAGCAGCGACGACGGACTGGTCTGGACCTTCAAGTTGCGCGAGGGCGTCAAGTTTCATCATGGTTTCGGCGAAGTGACAGCTGATGACGTGGTGTACTCGCTCGACCGAAGCGCCAATCCCGACACTTCGGCCTTCTCCTCCGATTATCGCGCGATCGACAAGATCGAGGCGGTGGATCCGATGACGGTGCAGATTACCCTCAAGCAGCCGGTGCCATCCTTGCTGGGCCTGGTGGCCAATTACCACGGCGGCAACATCGTCTCGAAGAAGGCGGCCGAGGAACGCGGCGCCGACTTCGCAACTCAGCCGGTCGGCACCGGACCGTTCATGGTGGAAGAATACGTCCCGCAGGAACGGGTGACGTTCGTCGCGAACCCGGACTATTTCCGGGGCGCGCCCAAGCTTGACGGCATCGAGTTCCGCTACATTCCGTCCGACTCCTCCCGGGACCTGGCTCTGAAGGCCGGAGAGCTTGACGTTTCCTATGGGCGTCAGGATCAGGAATGGATCAACTCCATCAAGGGGGCTGAGGGTTTGGTCGTCGACATCATGCGGCCGGCCGAACTGCAGCAGTTCCACCTCAACACAAGTTCGGCGCCGCTTGACAACATCGAGGTCAGACGTGCCGTTGCCACGGCTCTCAATCGTGAGGAGTACATCCAGTTCATCGGGGAAAGCCTGGCGCAGCCAGCGGGTTCGGTCATACCCAATGGCAACCTGGGCTGGGACAACTCAACCCCCATTTACGGCGAAGGCAATGCCGAGGCGGCTGCCAAGATGCTGGCCGATGCCGGGTTTGCGGACGGGATTTCGCTGAAGATGGTGCAGACGTCGCTTCCCACCATGCTGGGCGTGGCCCAGGTGGCGCAAGCCCAGTTGGCGCTTGCGGGTATCGATCTGCAGCTTGATGTGGTCGATCACCAGACATTCCACGCGCAGATCCGCGAGGACCGCTCTCAGATTGTGTACTACTCGGCCGCGCGCTTCCCGGTCGCCGATGTGTTTCTGAGCCAGTTCTTCCACTCGGATTCCATTGTTGGCACCCCCACGGCGTCGATCAACTTCTCCCATTGCGACGTGGCGGACGAGGAAATCGTCAGCGCACGCTCGGAAACGGATCCGGCCAGACAGAAGGAACTCTGGGCATCCGCGCAGAAGAAGATCATCGAGAACATCTGCGCCGTGCCGCTGTACGAGCAGCTGATCGCCTACGGACGGCGCAGCAATGTGGACTGGGGCTACGAGTTGCAGGCAGAGATGCATCTCGGACCGGTGGTCACAGAACTGACCGAACTCAAGTAA
- a CDS encoding LysR substrate-binding domain-containing protein: MLSQRSLEVFREVMLYGSLIGAAQRLRISQPAVSRHIRELELQTGLTLFQRGGNRATPTKQAFGLLAEVDRAFIGLREIEAQVARIASGEIDAVTVAAMPVIATTMLPEIVAKLTSDFSDTSVDLQSAHSNHIIPRVRGGSYALGLVSLRQPTVGARVMWRDRFPYYCLLPVNDPLSDKQCIRPGDLAGRHLIGYAETSVSGLMLDRALSSVSPPPVVRLRVHLSKSTWALVERGCGIAIVDSFAAHVHRLRGGIVRRFDTETEFELTLVVSETGQKSDYVDRFIETLKTVSDHYKSDEFLGGQA; this comes from the coding sequence ATGCTGAGCCAACGGTCGCTGGAAGTTTTTCGTGAAGTCATGCTGTACGGCTCGCTCATCGGCGCAGCCCAGCGGCTGCGAATCTCGCAACCTGCGGTGTCGCGCCATATTCGCGAACTTGAATTGCAGACCGGGCTCACGCTTTTCCAGCGCGGGGGAAATCGGGCAACCCCGACCAAACAGGCTTTTGGCCTTCTCGCCGAGGTTGATCGTGCCTTTATCGGCCTGCGGGAAATAGAGGCGCAGGTAGCCAGGATTGCCAGCGGCGAAATCGACGCGGTCACGGTCGCTGCGATGCCGGTGATCGCGACCACGATGCTGCCCGAAATTGTCGCAAAGCTCACGAGCGATTTCAGCGACACAAGTGTCGATCTGCAGTCCGCCCACAGCAATCACATCATTCCGCGTGTTCGCGGCGGGTCCTACGCTCTCGGGCTGGTCTCGCTTCGCCAGCCGACGGTGGGCGCGCGCGTGATGTGGCGCGACCGTTTCCCCTATTACTGCCTCCTGCCCGTCAATGACCCCTTGAGCGACAAGCAGTGCATCCGCCCGGGCGATCTGGCCGGACGCCATCTGATCGGTTATGCGGAAACCTCCGTATCGGGTCTGATGCTTGACCGGGCCCTTTCAAGCGTCTCGCCCCCTCCTGTGGTGCGCCTGCGCGTCCATCTGAGCAAGAGCACCTGGGCGCTGGTGGAAAGAGGCTGCGGAATAGCCATCGTGGATTCGTTCGCCGCGCATGTTCATCGCTTGCGCGGAGGGATCGTGCGGCGGTTCGACACGGAGACGGAATTTGAACTCACGCTCGTCGTTTCGGAAACCGGCCAAAAGAGCGACTATGTCGATCGTTTCATCGAAACCCTCAAAACTGTAAGCGACCACTACAAGTCAGACGAGTTCCTGGGTGGTCAAGCCTGA
- a CDS encoding aldehyde dehydrogenase: MKNLDLYIDGKHVAASNNATFERKNPVTGETVTIAAAASLDDAAKAVDAAARAFPAWSETGPAERRKMLLDAAASLTGRADDIVKAMGEEIGATEGWARFNVMLASNMLIEAASLTTQIKGEIIPSNRPGSMAMAVRQPAGVVLAMAPWNAPVILGIRSIATPLACGNTVVMKTSELCPRTHALIIEAVAQGGLPDGVLNAISNAPEDAPALVEAMIANPAVRRINFTGSTRVGKVIGELAGRHLKPALLELGGKAPMILLEDADVDAAVAAAGFGAYMNQGQICMSTERIIVVGSVGDTFVEAFSKKVAQLTAGDPREGSSPLGSLVNLSAAERIRDLIEDGVAKGAKLIAGGGKGTILNAVALDYVTPDMRLYTEESFGPVVSIIRAGSVDEAVRIANDSEFGLSSAVFSKDIMRAMSVAKRIESGICHINGPTVHDEAQMPFGGVKASGYGRFGGNWGIAEFTELRWITIQDGTPHYPI, encoded by the coding sequence ATGAAAAATCTTGACCTCTACATCGACGGAAAGCACGTCGCCGCGTCCAACAACGCCACCTTCGAGCGGAAGAACCCGGTGACCGGAGAAACCGTGACGATTGCGGCGGCGGCGTCGCTTGACGACGCGGCCAAAGCGGTTGACGCCGCAGCCAGGGCGTTTCCGGCCTGGTCGGAAACCGGGCCGGCGGAGCGGCGCAAGATGCTGCTTGATGCGGCGGCGTCTCTTACCGGTCGCGCCGATGATATTGTGAAGGCCATGGGCGAGGAAATCGGCGCAACCGAGGGCTGGGCCCGGTTCAACGTCATGCTGGCGTCGAACATGCTGATCGAGGCCGCTTCGCTGACCACGCAGATCAAGGGCGAAATCATTCCGTCAAACCGGCCGGGATCGATGGCGATGGCTGTTCGTCAGCCTGCGGGCGTGGTGCTGGCCATGGCGCCGTGGAACGCCCCGGTCATTTTGGGCATACGCTCGATCGCCACGCCTCTGGCCTGCGGCAACACCGTGGTGATGAAGACGTCCGAATTGTGCCCGCGGACGCACGCCTTGATCATCGAGGCGGTGGCGCAGGGCGGCCTGCCGGACGGCGTGCTGAACGCGATTTCCAATGCACCCGAAGATGCGCCGGCTCTGGTCGAGGCGATGATCGCAAACCCGGCGGTGCGACGGATCAATTTCACCGGTTCGACGCGGGTCGGCAAGGTGATCGGCGAACTGGCGGGCCGCCATCTCAAGCCGGCATTGCTGGAACTTGGCGGCAAGGCTCCGATGATCCTGCTCGAGGATGCCGACGTCGATGCGGCAGTCGCTGCGGCCGGTTTCGGCGCCTATATGAACCAGGGCCAGATCTGCATGTCGACCGAACGCATCATTGTGGTCGGCTCGGTCGGCGACACGTTTGTCGAGGCGTTCTCGAAGAAGGTGGCGCAGCTCACGGCCGGAGATCCTCGCGAAGGCTCATCGCCGCTTGGCTCGCTTGTCAATCTCAGCGCGGCTGAACGGATCCGGGACCTGATAGAGGACGGCGTGGCCAAAGGCGCCAAACTCATTGCCGGTGGCGGCAAAGGCACCATTTTAAACGCCGTGGCGCTTGATTACGTCACTCCCGACATGCGGCTTTACACCGAGGAAAGCTTCGGACCGGTGGTCAGCATCATTCGCGCCGGTTCGGTTGACGAGGCTGTGCGGATTGCCAATGACAGCGAGTTCGGGCTGTCCTCGGCTGTGTTCAGCAAGGATATCATGCGTGCCATGAGTGTCGCCAAGCGCATCGAAAGCGGCATCTGCCACATCAATGGCCCGACCGTGCATGATGAAGCGCAAATGCCCTTCGGTGGTGTCAAGGCTTCCGGCTATGGACGATTTGGCGGAAACTGGGGCATTGCCGAATTTACCGAACTGAGATGGATCACAATTCAGGACGGCACCCCGCATTATCCGATCTGA
- a CDS encoding ABC transporter ATP-binding protein, with protein MTLLQIDKIARNFGGLKAVDQVSFDIESGTIMGLLGPNGSGKTTLLNLISGFLSPSAGRIVFNGRDLAGARPDKIARAGIARTFQLVRILPSLTLLENVMLPAVFGHRSHWGKDADRVARAALDKTGLGDRAAASAGDLNYIDQKRLELARALAAEPELLLLDEWLAGLNPTELQEGIGLIRSLSGSGISIIMVEHIMDAVRALCPRCAVMNAGKLIADGETAGVLSDKAVIAAYLGDTADA; from the coding sequence ATGACCCTTTTGCAGATCGACAAGATCGCCCGGAATTTCGGCGGACTGAAAGCCGTGGATCAGGTTTCCTTCGACATCGAAAGCGGCACGATCATGGGCCTTCTGGGACCCAACGGCTCGGGCAAGACCACATTGCTCAACCTGATCTCCGGTTTCCTCTCACCGTCGGCGGGCAGGATCGTGTTCAACGGACGCGATCTGGCTGGTGCCAGGCCCGACAAGATCGCCCGCGCCGGTATCGCCCGGACGTTTCAGCTGGTCAGGATCCTGCCGTCACTGACGCTGCTGGAAAATGTCATGCTGCCCGCAGTCTTCGGCCACCGTTCGCATTGGGGCAAGGACGCCGACCGGGTGGCGCGCGCCGCACTGGACAAAACCGGGCTCGGTGATCGCGCCGCAGCAAGCGCAGGCGACCTCAATTACATCGACCAGAAGCGGCTGGAACTGGCGCGCGCGCTGGCGGCCGAGCCCGAGCTGTTGCTTCTTGACGAATGGCTCGCCGGTCTCAACCCGACCGAACTGCAGGAAGGCATCGGCCTGATCCGCTCGCTGTCGGGTTCGGGCATTTCGATCATCATGGTCGAGCACATCATGGATGCGGTGCGGGCGCTGTGCCCGCGCTGCGCGGTGATGAACGCAGGCAAGCTGATCGCCGATGGCGAGACAGCCGGTGTGCTGTCAGACAAAGCCGTGATTGCGGCCTATCTGGGGGACACGGCAGATGCTTGA
- a CDS encoding branched-chain amino acid ABC transporter permease: protein MIRPAFALLALAVLAIVPLFVSDYELGLMIGMATYVALASAWALFSGHTNYISLATVAFYGTGAYTVAVLNESLPYPVVILCAGLIGAAMALLVGLSTLRLSGIYFVIFTFGLAELVRQLITWYEVTITGTLGRYIFLDLTARDIYWQMLALVAIAIGLTAWINRSRLGLALRAIGDDEVVAAHSGIPLARTKLFAFTLSATLITLVGAVASPRWVYVEPLIVFNPTVSFLTVIMALLGGANRLWGPLVGAIPLFLLFEWLSVNFPDTYPIFLGLMFIAVVFVLPNGILAGLDNLRASLKRSKS, encoded by the coding sequence ATGATCCGTCCGGCCTTCGCCCTTCTGGCGCTTGCGGTGCTCGCAATCGTGCCGCTGTTCGTGTCCGACTACGAACTGGGCTTGATGATCGGCATGGCCACCTATGTGGCGCTGGCGTCAGCCTGGGCCTTGTTTTCAGGCCATACCAATTACATCTCGCTGGCGACCGTGGCTTTCTACGGAACCGGCGCCTACACCGTCGCCGTGCTCAACGAGTCCCTGCCTTACCCGGTGGTGATATTGTGTGCAGGCCTCATCGGCGCCGCAATGGCGTTGCTGGTGGGACTTTCCACCTTGCGTCTTTCCGGCATCTATTTCGTGATCTTCACCTTTGGTCTGGCCGAACTGGTGCGCCAATTGATCACCTGGTACGAGGTGACCATCACCGGCACGCTGGGCCGTTACATCTTTCTCGACCTGACCGCGCGCGACATCTACTGGCAGATGCTGGCGCTGGTGGCGATTGCCATCGGCCTGACCGCATGGATCAACCGGTCGCGGCTGGGGCTGGCGCTCCGGGCAATCGGTGATGACGAAGTGGTTGCGGCCCATTCGGGGATTCCGCTGGCGCGTACCAAGCTGTTCGCCTTTACGCTTTCGGCGACGCTGATCACCCTTGTCGGCGCTGTCGCCTCGCCGCGCTGGGTCTATGTCGAACCGCTGATCGTGTTCAATCCCACCGTCAGCTTTCTCACGGTGATCATGGCGCTTCTGGGCGGCGCCAACAGGTTGTGGGGACCGTTGGTGGGTGCCATTCCGCTGTTCCTGCTGTTTGAATGGCTGTCGGTCAATTTCCCCGATACCTATCCGATCTTCCTCGGACTGATGTTCATCGCGGTCGTCTTCGTTCTGCCAAACGGCATTCTTGCCGGACTGGACAATCTGCGGGCGTCACTCAAGCGGAGCAAGTCATGA
- a CDS encoding branched-chain amino acid ABC transporter permease, with amino-acid sequence MAMTTLVLGLVLGGTYALLALGLTLQYGIARIMNLAYGEVTLLAAFVLVFLFQSAGLSPLISILLIGPAGYLMGSLLYAVMMRPLVQRAEGKTGKLEVDSILATFGLLFVLQGIMLVLFGANFTSISYLDQGVDVFGVSVALNRLIAFAICLVAGLSLVVLLARSRWGLILRAVALTPGSAPLVGIDVNKVSRQGFALGTALASIGGASVAMYQTFSANDGVVFTMKALIIVIMGGVGNVVGALAAGFALGLVETFVATMFDPGLTLAATFSIFLIVLIWRPQGLFGRRS; translated from the coding sequence ATCGCAATGACGACGCTTGTGCTCGGCCTGGTGCTGGGCGGCACCTATGCGCTGCTGGCGCTCGGGCTGACGCTGCAATACGGCATCGCCCGGATCATGAACCTTGCCTATGGCGAGGTGACATTGCTCGCCGCTTTCGTTCTGGTCTTCCTGTTCCAGTCGGCGGGCCTGTCGCCGCTGATCTCGATCCTGCTGATCGGTCCGGCCGGCTATCTGATGGGCTCGCTTCTCTATGCCGTGATGATGCGGCCGCTGGTGCAGCGGGCGGAGGGAAAAACCGGCAAGCTGGAAGTGGATTCGATTCTCGCCACATTCGGGCTGCTGTTCGTCCTTCAAGGCATCATGCTGGTGCTGTTTGGCGCCAATTTCACGTCGATTTCCTATCTGGACCAGGGCGTCGACGTGTTTGGCGTCTCTGTTGCGCTGAACCGGCTGATTGCCTTTGCGATCTGTCTTGTCGCCGGCCTTTCGCTGGTCGTGCTGCTCGCCCGCAGCCGTTGGGGGCTGATCCTGCGTGCAGTGGCGTTGACCCCGGGTTCGGCTCCGCTTGTCGGCATTGACGTCAACAAGGTCAGCCGCCAGGGCTTTGCGCTCGGCACCGCACTGGCCTCGATCGGCGGCGCAAGTGTTGCCATGTACCAGACCTTTTCGGCCAATGATGGTGTGGTTTTCACCATGAAGGCGCTGATCATCGTCATCATGGGCGGGGTCGGCAATGTCGTCGGCGCACTTGCCGCAGGCTTTGCCCTGGGATTGGTGGAAACCTTCGTTGCCACCATGTTCGACCCCGGACTGACACTCGCCGCCACATTTTCGATCTTTCTCATCGTCCTGATCTGGCGTCCGCAAGGCCTGTTCGGGAGGCGCTCATGA
- a CDS encoding amino acid ABC transporter substrate-binding protein, with protein sequence MTITRRNTLRALASGVAMTMLGGANLAYSADEPIKIGYAVAKTGPNATGAGITTIPNYELWVKDVNAAGGLTMPDGSQRKIEVIEYDDRSSNEDLVRAIERLATKDKVDLILPPWGTGSNLAIAPLMDRFGYPQLGVTAVTDKAPEFAARWKRSYWMLGGGHDYAKGLADVLKAAVADGTINSKVAIVSVADGFGIDLVNGARPAFEEAGLEIAYDKTYPLGTSDFAALMAEAQQSGADSFVAFSYPPDSFGMTKTAQSMGYNPKVFYVGVGGAFPIYGKIADGKQEGVMSIGGVDAASPAIKDYFARHTDSAGAPPDSWASAITYASLEMLAQSIERVGLDHAKLAEELSTGTFSTVIGDVKLEDNQLRDLWWVGQWQNGTFVAVNPAGKQGAVAAVVPKPDW encoded by the coding sequence ATGACCATTACCCGACGTAACACCCTGCGCGCGCTCGCATCAGGTGTGGCAATGACCATGCTTGGGGGTGCCAACCTGGCATATTCAGCCGATGAGCCGATCAAGATCGGCTATGCCGTCGCCAAGACCGGGCCCAACGCGACGGGTGCCGGCATCACAACCATCCCCAATTATGAATTGTGGGTGAAGGACGTCAACGCGGCCGGCGGACTGACGATGCCCGACGGTTCGCAGCGCAAGATCGAGGTCATCGAATATGATGACCGCTCGTCCAATGAAGACCTGGTCCGGGCCATCGAACGTCTGGCCACCAAGGACAAGGTCGACCTGATCCTGCCGCCCTGGGGCACTGGCTCGAACCTCGCCATCGCACCTTTGATGGACCGGTTCGGCTATCCCCAGCTCGGTGTGACCGCTGTGACCGACAAGGCACCCGAATTTGCTGCAAGATGGAAGCGCAGCTACTGGATGCTTGGCGGCGGGCATGATTATGCCAAGGGTCTCGCCGATGTGCTGAAAGCAGCCGTTGCGGACGGCACGATCAACAGCAAGGTCGCCATCGTCTCGGTTGCCGACGGCTTCGGCATCGATCTTGTCAACGGCGCCCGCCCGGCTTTCGAGGAAGCCGGCCTGGAGATTGCCTACGACAAGACCTATCCGCTCGGCACCTCTGACTTTGCCGCCCTGATGGCGGAAGCGCAGCAGAGCGGCGCCGACAGCTTCGTCGCCTTTTCCTATCCGCCGGACAGTTTTGGAATGACCAAGACCGCTCAGTCGATGGGTTACAATCCAAAGGTGTTCTATGTCGGGGTCGGCGGCGCGTTCCCGATCTACGGCAAGATTGCCGACGGAAAGCAGGAAGGCGTGATGTCGATTGGCGGCGTCGATGCGGCGTCCCCGGCGATCAAGGACTATTTTGCCCGCCACACGGACAGCGCCGGCGCACCGCCTGACAGCTGGGCCTCGGCGATCACCTACGCCTCGCTCGAGATGCTGGCGCAGTCGATCGAGCGCGTTGGCCTCGACCATGCCAAGCTGGCTGAAGAACTGTCGACCGGCACGTTCAGCACGGTCATCGGCGACGTCAAGCTGGAAGACAACCAGCTGCGCGATCTCTGGTGGGTCGGACAATGGCAGAACGGCACCTTTGTGGCCGTGAATCCTGCCGGCAAGCAAGGCGCCGTCGCTGCAGTTGTTCCCAAGCCGGACTGGTAA
- a CDS encoding helix-turn-helix transcriptional regulator: MTNISPPAGDSRSLLTLLRIKSPQTRVGYGVPAGSACLVLLFAGRFNVTLVPEMPEEAQQSEAPRLVWIPAGKAAELTAEAGSRGIIMLAPQQTLVRALPESLLADRMGIVLKQALSQPLGANDAIMPLVEGIAAEKQTSGPGSFEAMEHYVGLILLHLWRLLGANLVSHERSPQGLAERFLMLAGVHKHQHWTVEDYARALGTKRDRLGVAVRRATGLSPQAYLHREIMRDACELLASTGFPVSQIGFRLGFVDPAYFNRFFTRQSGQSPGKYRHVLRHRREQGDRTYAAWP, translated from the coding sequence ATGACAAACATCAGCCCCCCTGCTGGCGACAGTCGATCGCTTCTGACCCTGTTGCGTATCAAGAGCCCGCAGACGCGGGTTGGATACGGCGTGCCGGCCGGATCGGCGTGCCTGGTGCTGTTGTTCGCGGGCAGATTCAACGTGACGCTGGTGCCTGAAATGCCCGAAGAGGCCCAACAGTCCGAAGCACCCCGGCTGGTCTGGATCCCTGCCGGCAAGGCTGCCGAACTCACAGCCGAGGCAGGCTCCAGAGGCATCATCATGCTTGCACCCCAGCAGACCCTGGTCCGCGCCTTGCCCGAAAGCCTGCTTGCCGACCGGATGGGGATCGTCCTCAAGCAGGCCCTGTCGCAACCGCTCGGCGCAAATGACGCGATCATGCCATTGGTGGAGGGAATAGCCGCAGAAAAACAGACCAGTGGTCCAGGCAGTTTCGAAGCCATGGAACATTACGTCGGCTTGATCCTGTTGCACCTTTGGCGCTTGCTTGGCGCAAACCTGGTCTCTCACGAGCGTTCGCCGCAGGGGCTTGCCGAACGCTTCCTCATGCTCGCCGGCGTGCACAAGCATCAACACTGGACGGTCGAGGATTACGCCCGTGCATTGGGCACCAAACGGGACCGGCTGGGTGTGGCGGTCAGGCGCGCGACCGGTTTGTCCCCGCAAGCCTATCTGCACCGCGAGATCATGCGCGATGCCTGCGAGCTGCTTGCCAGCACCGGATTTCCCGTCAGCCAGATCGGCTTCCGGCTCGGCTTTGTCGATCCGGCCTACTTCAACCGCTTCTTCACCCGGCAATCCGGGCAGAGCCCCGGCAAGTACCGCCATGTCCTGCGCCACCGGCGCGAGCAGGGTGACCGCACCTATGCAGCCTGGCCATGA
- a CDS encoding MurR/RpiR family transcriptional regulator, which produces MWSGMNMKREPSLSQSTETFDALRQRIRDRFPTLSPHLQRIARASLEETNAFALNTTPVIAAELGIQPSTLIRFAKELGYSGFSDLQRVFRQRLIEGQVNVRNEVLARDEAAAPPDTRTIFDACLQAHMEAIERLARECDTEALNHAIQMMRQAGHVYVAGLRRSRPIAEYFTYGMIRGEKACSSLDFSGGMAGPQIATIKPDDVLFAIAFPPYSQPVVDAVLDAHVSGRRIVAMTDSAESPLATYAEVALLLGADTATQLQPISGAIALVQTLVMAITRPLKAGD; this is translated from the coding sequence ATGTGGTCGGGGATGAACATGAAAAGAGAGCCGTCCTTGTCTCAAAGCACTGAAACATTCGATGCCCTGAGGCAGCGAATTCGGGATCGATTTCCAACACTTAGCCCTCATCTTCAACGCATCGCACGTGCCTCGCTCGAGGAAACCAACGCGTTTGCCCTCAACACCACGCCAGTCATCGCGGCCGAGCTTGGAATCCAGCCTTCCACGCTGATCCGCTTCGCCAAGGAACTCGGCTATTCCGGGTTCTCTGATCTTCAGCGGGTGTTCAGGCAGCGTCTGATCGAGGGCCAGGTCAATGTCCGCAACGAAGTCCTGGCCCGCGATGAAGCGGCTGCGCCGCCCGACACGCGCACCATTTTTGATGCTTGCCTGCAGGCTCACATGGAAGCGATTGAGCGATTGGCGCGCGAGTGCGATACCGAGGCTCTCAACCACGCAATCCAGATGATGCGCCAGGCCGGGCACGTCTATGTTGCCGGCCTCAGGCGCTCACGCCCGATCGCTGAGTATTTCACCTACGGCATGATCCGCGGTGAAAAGGCCTGTTCGTCGCTGGATTTCTCAGGCGGCATGGCCGGCCCCCAGATCGCCACCATAAAGCCCGATGACGTGCTCTTTGCCATCGCCTTTCCGCCCTACTCCCAGCCGGTGGTTGACGCTGTGCTCGATGCCCATGTCTCAGGCCGTCGGATCGTCGCGATGACCGACAGCGCCGAAAGCCCCTTGGCGACCTACGCGGAAGTCGCGTTGCTGCTCGGCGCCGACACCGCCACCCAGCTGCAGCCGATTTCGGGCGCCATTGCACTGGTGCAAACCCTTGTAATGGCGATCACCCGGCCCTTGAAGGCAGGTGATTGA
- a CDS encoding ABC transporter substrate-binding protein, with product MSNSKFTRRGVLRTVAAAGGLTAFYGPWHHNRVYAQATDKPIRIGLTSDASGQYANSGASDRRGMLMAVAEANAAGGVLGRQIETTHLDTETTAATGSRVAERMITREECGFLVGAVSSGVANAISQVAQRYGVIYLNTNSSSPTESGENCHRVKFVWDGNGANFSKASIKNSIDAYGGDFMLLTNDYVWGHDTARATRALIDQYGGSVSDEILVPQGTRDFTAALLKIQQANPNVVAAAVGGDDQIALRQQVAQLGMGDKIAWINNQQDWPDIYGLPADNLFGVFGTTWYYKLDLPGVKDFVGRYQAMYPETSMRVPGNVFYNGYMATKNLISAIERAGTTNNIAVIKQLEGHVMSAESRMQHHDAVIDPNTHQVQQSIYLATGNTAPTEEDDIFKILTSSAPEDVRDEDSLGSCKLESYDDTPTFDA from the coding sequence ATGTCCAATTCGAAATTTACGCGCCGGGGTGTGCTGCGTACGGTCGCAGCAGCCGGCGGGCTCACCGCATTTTACGGGCCATGGCACCATAATCGCGTTTACGCGCAGGCGACCGACAAACCGATCCGCATCGGGCTCACCTCGGACGCCAGCGGGCAATATGCCAATTCAGGCGCTTCCGACCGTCGCGGCATGCTGATGGCCGTGGCCGAAGCCAATGCGGCAGGCGGCGTTCTCGGGCGCCAGATCGAGACGACACATCTCGACACCGAGACAACCGCTGCGACGGGGAGCCGTGTGGCGGAGCGGATGATCACCCGCGAGGAGTGCGGCTTTCTTGTCGGTGCTGTCAGCTCGGGCGTGGCCAATGCGATCAGCCAGGTGGCGCAGCGCTATGGCGTGATTTACCTCAACACCAACTCGTCCTCGCCGACGGAATCGGGTGAAAACTGCCATCGGGTGAAGTTCGTCTGGGATGGCAACGGCGCCAATTTCTCCAAAGCATCCATCAAGAACTCGATCGATGCCTATGGCGGCGATTTCATGCTGCTGACCAATGACTATGTCTGGGGACATGACACGGCGCGCGCCACCCGCGCATTGATTGACCAGTATGGCGGCTCCGTCAGTGACGAGATCCTCGTGCCTCAGGGAACACGCGACTTCACCGCAGCTTTGCTGAAAATTCAGCAGGCCAACCCGAATGTGGTTGCGGCTGCGGTTGGCGGTGATGACCAGATCGCGCTGCGCCAGCAGGTGGCGCAGCTCGGCATGGGTGACAAGATCGCCTGGATCAACAACCAGCAGGACTGGCCCGATATCTACGGCCTGCCTGCCGACAACCTGTTCGGTGTGTTCGGGACGACCTGGTACTACAAGCTGGACCTGCCGGGGGTGAAGGATTTCGTCGGCCGTTATCAGGCGATGTATCCCGAAACCTCGATGCGCGTTCCCGGCAATGTCTTCTACAATGGCTACATGGCGACGAAGAACCTGATCTCAGCCATCGAGCGGGCCGGCACCACAAACAACATCGCCGTGATCAAGCAGCTTGAAGGTCATGTGATGTCTGCGGAAAGCCGGATGCAGCACCATGATGCGGTGATCGATCCGAACACCCATCAGGTGCAGCAGTCGATCTACCTGGCAACAGGCAATACCGCACCGACGGAAGAGGATGATATCTTCAAGATCCTGACCAGTTCCGCGCCTGAAGATGTGCGTGACGAGGACAGTCTCGGCAGTTGCAAGCTGGAAAGCTACGACGACACGCCGACCTTCGACGCCTGA